The Melanotaenia boesemani isolate fMelBoe1 chromosome 11, fMelBoe1.pri, whole genome shotgun sequence genome includes the window CTTTGAACTGGATAAATAATGAGTCTGTGCAACAGGCTTTAAAACCTGTGCATGGGTACAATCTGCTGGAAAAATTACATAGTGTTCTTACTTTTCATGTTAATGTATAACCAATAAAGTCAGTTGCCAACCTGTATATATGGAAGTTCTTTAAGTAATTTAAGTATTATAAAATCTCTCAAACAGAAAAGTATTGAGTTCCCTCAGTGGAAAAGACAAAGTCTTAGCATGTTTCTTATTTAATGACTTGCATCATTGGCTATGATAAGGCTTAgttaatccttttttttgttttgtgaatcaATTAATTGACCGAACCTTTCAACCCTAACCCCtggcttccttttttttttttgtaggtttgCAGAATTGAAACACAAGATAACCCTGATTATATCATTGCAGGCTATTGTCTCAGACTTAAAATGTTTCCAGAGTCCCGTCAGTCGTTTTGCTGTGGTTTTCACATGACGGTAGTTCCTGCCAAGAAAGCTGATTTACAGGAATGAAATAATTGCAGTATCTGTTTGACACTGTTGAAACCTCATTCTTGATTAAGTAATTATTTGagcttttgtttagtttgtgttcCACATTTTCAGCTAATatacctttttttctgttcaatcTCTTCCTATTTTTGCTCCAGCTATTTGCCTCACTGCCCGTGTGAGCCAGTGAAGATGGTGAAGCCAGACATCCACACTCTGGCCCACCACCTGAAACAGGAGCGGCTGTATGTGGCATCGGAGAAGCAGTTGATTCAGAGGCTCAACAGTGATGTGTTGAAGACAGCTGGGAGGCTGTATCGGGCTGCCTGGATCGCCAAGCAGCAGAGGATCAACCTCGATCGTCTTATTCTCACCAGGTCAGACCTGTTGTCATGGTTGCTTCAAGGCCTTGAatggaattattattattattataggaaGTACAAGCTTAATGTCTCTAACTTctgtattatttaaaacaacaggAATTTCTTTTGGGGAATATGACCCAGAGAAATTTATCAGGAATGATCTTGcaattgattttttaaaaaaaaatttttaaattggatttaatttatttttttgtgcgtgtacatttttttaagtgtacTTTCATAATACTAAAAGATGCTCCCTGGGgatgtaaaaataaaccaatatCAATCCAAACCTAATTGGAAGATGTAATTAGATCAATATGCGGAACACTGAATTGAGGTTAATGTACTATAAACCAGTTGAAGGCCCAATTCTTCAGGTAGGTGAGCTGAACAAGGTTTGTTGTAGATCCTGCATATTTACTATAATGTTTAATTTGGCAATGATGAGAAAATCTCAGAGTGGGCCTGAACCATTTTAATGCCGGCCGTGCCACAAGCGAGTGGAGTCAGTACACTATTTAAACAGCAGAGTAGCAGAACcccttgtgtgaatgctttGCTTAAAACAATACATGTCCAAGGACGGGTGACGGCAGGGTTAACACTACAGCGCACCATCCAGTCATTTGATAAGGATGAAGAAACATGCTTAAACTACAGTGGTGATGTAACAGATTTCAAAACTCACCTGGTGAGATGGTATGGTAAATCTATGAATTCTATAACTACTGAAACCAAGCATacacacaagacagacagaaataCTGAAGACTCTTTCTTATCAAAACATAGCAGCAAGGTCAGAGATACAATATTGAGGTTGATAGTAATGACTTTATTATGTAATCAGAACCAAGGTACAAAATACTGAGTAGATGTAAAAGTAGAAGTGAacgattttatttatttttttacactatGGAGAATCAGAATACTTGATCCTCTGGTATTATAAGCTATATATTTTAACGTAACTAACCAATGTCACAtggcttgtttttaatttggaatgGAAAATAGATATTCATATTAAATCTATCACACACCACATTGAATTGCACCTTCCttatattttgattttcttACACGGGTGATATGCACGCCTCttacacaaattaaaaagtacatgTTCAGACATTTGAAAGAATTGAGAAATGAAAGCAACTGTAGGTACAAGAGATGTTGTATGAGGTGTATGTGTAATTAGACATTTCTGTTCTATAGTGCGGAAGCCTCCCCGGCTGAGTGCTGCCAACATGCCAAAATGCTGGAAGACACACAATTTATTGATGGCTACAAGACTTTGGGTTTCCAGGAAACAATCTACGCCGAGTTCTTGGCCAGACTGAGGGAAAATCCCAGACTGGTTGCATCCTGCCTGGTGGCAGGAGAGAGGCTGAACCAGGAGCACACCCAGGGTGTCATCCATACAGTCTTTACCTCACTTTATGGCAACTGTATCATGCAGGAGGATGAGAGCTACCTTCTCCAGGTCAGAGCTCCTAACCATCTCTAGTAATAAGACTGTCTAAGAGGCTCTcaataaaattagtttttagatGGTTCATGATTTCCTTTCTTTGGTTTTCACTTGCAAACTTGCAGGTTTTGAGGTACTTGATAGAGTTTGAACTGAAGGAAAGTGACAACCCTCGACGTCTACTCCGACGAGGAACCTGTGCCTTCAGCATCCTTTTTAAGCTCTTCTCTGAAGGTCTCTATTCAGCCAAACTCTTCCTCACTGCCACCCTCCACGAACCCATCATGCAGCTGCTAGTGGAGGACGAGGACCACCTTGAGACTGACCCAGCCAAGGTGACAGAGCGCCTCACTCCAGCCCAGCAGGAACGCTTTGGAGAGAAAGGCTCTGAGGGCTACAAACAAAGGGTGCAGACTGCTGTTGAGGCCAATGAAGCCAAGCTGGTGGCGCTGGTTAACAAGTTTATTGGTTACTTAAAGCAAAACACCTATTGCTTTCCTCATAGCCTGCGCTGGATTGTGTCCCAGATGTACAAGACTCTGTCATGCGTAGAGCGTCTTGAGGTGGGTGAGGTGCGCACCATGTGTACAGACCTACTGCTGACCTGCTTCATTTGTCCAGCTATAGTAAACCCAGAGCAGTATGGTATTATCTCAGATGCACCCATCAATGAGGTGGCTCGCTTTAATCTCATGCAGGCAAGTGCTGTAGAGAGTTCTATCTTCATGTTTtgacacatttttacctttcgGCCAAAGTCTGACTTGCAAGCTTTTGTTACACAGGTGGGGCAGCTCCTGCAGCAGCTGGCCATGGCAGATGATGACGCAGACCCAAGACGGAAAAGCAGTTTGTCTAAGTTTGATAAGGTGAGTTCTGTCAgagaaatgttttcttgtttccttggtccttttaagttgcttttaccctctgtgttgtgtgtgtgtttgatgggaaggggtagggggtgggcttgctgctcttgggttggggttctgggggattttactctctgtaaagcaccttgagttgctatttttctgtatgaaaggtgctatataaataaagttttattttatatttattattcaaTCCAACTTGAATTTCTGatatttcttttcatgtaaagaaacatgctgtttttttttttttttttttttcttttgggttcGGCAGAgttgtgttgctgcctttttgGATGTGGTGATCGGAGGACGAGCAGTTGAGACCCCACCCATGTCCTCCATGAACCTTCTAGAAGGCCTCAGTCGGACTGCAGTCTATATTACTCATAATCAACTACTTGCACTGGTAGGTGTTGTTTCAAGTTTACgtttaaaaagtaatataagAGGTAAAAACTGAAATGCATTGTACAGTTGCCACACTATCTCGGGTAGTTCTTGCAGACAAGGTTACTTTACAATATTTCAGAGCACCTTCCTGCACATTAAATCAACTTTTATACATATGAGCAAAATATTACTATATATAACTTGGCAGGAAAAGGCGAACATAGAAAGATATGGACTAGACTGTGCACATGATTGCAGGCAAATGAGTTGCAAACACAGCAGAAACTTGATGAGAGGAAAGGTTCATGCATCAGCTTGATGTCCTTAGCTTGACCTGACAGGATATGTCTAAATGCGTTGTGATGTTTATGCAAGCACTTCCAGAAGCTGAAATGCCCTTTTATGCGTTATTTGGTATATTTCAAAATTTTGGAGAAAAATGTCATGTACAAAGTTCTCAACACAACTGAAACCGTTGTTTAACATTCAAACTTCAAAATATTGGTGTATTTAGATGATcctgaaaatgatttttttttttcctgcttcctgctTAGGTGGACTTTGTTCGAAGTGTGATGGCAGGGGATCACCTTCGAGAGGAGGAGCACATTGCCTTGGAGACCCTGCTGGCAAATGTGCCCCAGTCTCGAACTGTAAAGAGCAACAGCCTGGAGCTCACCCCCTCCAACACCCCCCAGCTTTCCCCAGCTACTACTCCTGCCAACAAGAAGAACAGACTACCCATAGGTACCTTTCTCCACTGCTTCTACACCTCCATCTGCTTGCCACTCTGGTTTTTAGATTTCGTTTACTGATTCACTTGATATAATAAGAATcagaataagaaaaccttttttaGTCTCTGTGGGGAAATTGCATTGTTGCAACAATACAGGTGCAGTACGCAGATGCACACAGGTGATATcaaatgagaacacacacagcctttttTCACTCTTTAATATCTGAAACATATTTTGCTCTAAAAAAATACTATGAATAGAAAAAAGAACTAGAATATACAAGTATAATATTTAGCCTAACGAGAAACGCAACAAACAAGCAGAGTTAAGTGGTGATAGCTGGTGAAAGTCTGCGTTTTACAGGAAGCTAATGAGCAACTTCTCAGCTTGTTATAGAGATAATTAGCATAGCCTGCATTGGGGCTCAATTACAGAAATGACAGCCAATTAAATTACCAAATATAAATGAACTACATTTAACTAGAATGGATAGGAAAGATGCATAGACTACCTTCATTAGCATTTTCAAGATAAATGATGCTATAGCAACAGTTCTTTAATGAGACATAAACCACTTGTGGTTGCTTTGTTTGAAATATGACATTTTATATACAGCAAATGATTCTTGAAATACTCTTAATTCTGAGATATACTGTTTATTCTTTCTCCAACTTCCCTACCTTGTCCTTCTCCTTTCCTTTTGTGCTGCCAATGAATGACCAGGACAACACTTAGCCGCTATAACATCCTGGGACCCCACAGCCACCACTCTGTCTGCTCACATTCCATTAGTAACCCCTTTTGGTGGGTAGCCTGTCAGTTGTGTTTGAGCAGGAGAGAGCTTAACCCCTGTGTTTGTGGTCATACTAAGCTATCAAGCATTAGTGTGTTTTCTGAGCTGCACAGTAACCATGCTTCCTGTTACTTAGCACTGCTGTTTCCACATGCTCTCACCATGCCTGCTTTGCTCTCCACGGTGCCTTGGCTCCTCATAGAGCTAAAATGGTTTTccactcattttgtttttccttttttttttggcttcctCGTTAAGCGGAATTTGGCTATTCATTATCAGGTAGAGTGGGAAAATGATAAGTATCTGTTACATTCCTCCTCTTGTGGTAGATGGGATTTACTATTTCTAATGTTTGAACTAATATATTGTCCAGCTGTAGCATTTGTTCAGTACTTTAAATGTAAAGTGCAATAAGTGAAGTTCCTTTTCTAACCAAGTACAAATTTGTTACTCAACCAACTAGTCTGTGCCTTAGTTGTAGCTAAAAGTATAAGAGAAACTAGTGTTCTTTTTGCAGTCATTGAGATCTACTCATCTGtcagaaaatgtaattaatctGATAATAAAAGGATTTACAGATGGGCTCCTCAGGGTTATCGGTACATACATGGAAAGTGCAGCCTCAGATCACTTGAAGCTCTTTGTTAGGATGATATGTTATTATTGAAGAATGTAAAGTAAACACAGTCCAGACTGATTGTGTTTCCATGCCTcttttgtatttagtttttttttttttttgtagatacCATTCATTCTATACAATTTAAGAACCTAAAGGCACTTTCATGGGAGATTTCCTCACTTCCAGTGAATGAAAGCAATAATTATCTCTTGTGCATTGTGGCAAGAAAAATGTGGTGCTGAGCTGCTCCACTTTGTTTAGCCAGTCAGTTTTTTCCCTGATATAGTGTAAGCAGGTTATGTGGTGCTTTAAATATGCACACTGTGATCAGATAATGATAGTTGCTGCTGTTGAGGTACATGATAAGCAAACCCATCTGTGTCCTAACAGTTTAACCAGTAAACTGCTGTGTAtctttttagattaaattatattaagctaaaataaaacattttacacacacacacacacacacacacacacacacacacgaatgcatgtatgtgtgtgtgtgtatatatatatatttttttctttttctaactgcTACTTACCATCTAGAAATGAGAAACTCATCCTTAATGTCATACCAGTTTGTTGCTACCTTAAAGATGAAGGCATTTGAAGTCTTTCTAAAGTCAACAAGCCACTGTGAGCTTCAGCTGAGttgcaattaaatatttatcaatAAACGGTCTATAAAGTAGCTTTCAATAAGTCATTCTAATTATAAATAAGAGATAAAAGCAACAAATTGGTATGATGTGCAAAATGGgtccttttattttaactttaagcTTGTgctgttatgttatttttacaaatactGTTGGGTTGTAATACTTTTGGCTTCAAAGCATAATTTTGTATTATTGGTGAGTGTAATAGTCCAAAAATAATACTTATTCCCTCCAACCCCCCAGCAGCTGCTCGTAGCCGCAGCCGTTCCAACATAGCCCAGGAGGGGGAGGCAGAGGCCAGCTCCCAAGAGTCCCTACAGGAGCTGATGCCAGAGGAGGTGCTGGTAATTTCACTAGGAACTGGTCCTCAGACTGTCCCTGGGATGATGTCAGAGAATGAGGTAATGTGACTTGAATTAATGTACTCATTTGTAGAGAGATGATGATGTGATAAATTCAGTCTAATATTATTTCCTGTCACTGAAGGGGAGTAAAACCTCTTATAGTATACGTCATGCGTTTTACAGTTCTTTACACATgctggttttacatgtttctaaTGCAAAACGAACTCCCTTATCCAGATGTAAATTTTTCATGCTGTTTTTGAATGTGGTAATGCCTGAAACAAGAATGGCTCATGTGAAAATAAGATTCTTGCCAAacataaaagatattttttttaatatgcagtcTCTTcctttctctgctgctctgtaGGTTTTGAACTTGCAGATGGCTGATGGGGCCCAGGGGGATGGCAATGCTGATGATACGAAGCTGCATGGTAAACCAGACAAAACACTGCGTTTCTCGCTCTGCAGTGACAACTTGGAAGGAATCTCAGAGGGTCAGTCTGCAACCAGATGACACAGAAAGCTAAAACATTGTAGATCACCAAGATTTTCTCTTTCGTTCAGATTAATATGAAAAATTATGTTCTCAACTTTGTTTTGTctccatgtgtgttttttttttttttttttttttttttttttaacataagaATTTGGTGCTATTTAAGCTTAGAGAATGACCTGATTACCGTCTGTatgatttattcttttaatatcAGGTCCATCAAATCGTTCCAACTCTGTGTCATCTCTGGACCTGGAGGGAGAGTCTGTGTCTGAACTGGGAGCTGGACCATCAGGGAGCAATGGGGTAGAGGCTCTGCAGCTTTTGGAGCATGAGCAGGGTATGTGTCTATATCTGTGCATGTtgctaaaatgtgtttttggaaGCCTGTCTGCATGTTTCATATACATTCATtctataaacaaatgaaagtcATGAATGTTTGTAGATGAATGATGAGCAGGCTCAGTCTAACTTTGGAATTGTGCATCTCCTTCAGCCACCACACAGGACAACCTGGATGACAAACTGCGCAAGTTTGAGATCAGAGACATGATGGGTCTGACAGATGACCGTGACATTTCTGAGACGGTCAGTGAAACCTGGAGCACTGATGTGCTTGGCAGTGACTTTGACCCAAATATGGATGAAGATCGACTGCAGGAAATTGCAGGTGCGGCACagtttaattatataaatatgtagACTTTCACTTAGTGAGAAAATTGATAGATGTGCATGATCATTTATCTGCTGTATACAAAGAttttctgacttattttgaaGGTGATTTAGGGAAATGTCATCACCTTGTGGTATTAGAGTGAAATAGCTTCAAAGGGCTTATTAATCTGCTAAGAAGTGCAGCACACATGTATGATATCTGCATtcatttttgcactttttttgtttttgtttgctaaaagtaataataaaggCCTGTATAGCAAATTAAGTACGATGAGCTTTTTAGGTTACATTCATTCACTCAAGTATGAAGTTCAAATTCAGTTTAAAGGCTGTTATGCAATTTCCTGTATCTTGGCTCGCAAGACCAAGAAAGTCAAACTATGTTCTATGATTACATAATATTCTGCTTAAAATCCCCTCTGTTTATACATATTGGCCAGTTCACATTATAATCCTTTATTACTTTAGAATAAGGCTTTTATAAACTAACCAGTATTATTGGGACCTTTGTTATAATTTATCCACCTAAACTGAAAGACTGTATTTCACAGTagtttttactttgtatttAGTAATCACAAACCTTATTAATTGCGATCATCTTCTCtaattttcaaaaaaaaaagtacatgtggtacataaacacacaaaaaagaaaacttccatTATTTTAAGTTGATTATCTCTAGATTTTAAGgatttaaaacagaattaaaaagtaaataaattaaaactatatttattatattactaGTAAtagcttcttttaaaaatgtaattatagagtttgtatttgttttgtatacCGTAACATATATGGTATAATTTTCATACAAAACAGAAGCTTAATATTAATTGCTTAGATGTAATAAAACCATCCTTAGTTTCTGTGGAGCTTGAGTCTCTGGTCTGTTTGGCCAACACCACTGTAGTGAAACGCTGGTGGAAAACTTAATAGGTTTATTCACTGTGAAAGCAGCGGTAGACAGAATATCTTGagtctgcatgtcattcagacCCTGCCTGTCTCCTTGGCTTCAGTCTTTTTGTTGACATTCTTCGCCCTGCTTAGCTCGCTCTCTCTCTGACATTCACTCAGTCCCTGCAGTCTTATTGACCTTGGTTCCTTCTCATTTGCATCAACCATTTTTCATTCTTCGGAATATGGCGTTGGGGGACTTTTCCATCATTAAGTGAATTTACAGCGATTTCCTTATGTGTTTTCTCCAAGGGATTAGGTTATGAGATGCACATTAAATATCCATTAATACCTCATTATCCCACTGATAAGATTACCATGATAATGAGGCAGAAATTCTAATTGTTTCACTTCTTGTTGTGCCACTCATTTAATCATCCACCTGAAAGACAAGTACTCTGTGCCCCTACCTTGAAGACTGTAAACATGGACAGCGGGATGGAGCTCTCCCACTGCCAATGAGAGCCCTGCCCCCGccagcagcagcacacacactgttGTCTGGGTGCTggcatgcgtgtgtgtgcgaTGAATTGGAGCATTACGTAGTGCAGCTACCACAGGTTGACTTTTTGGTCATAAGCCTTGGACACTGACTCCCACTCACACCTGCTCGCTCAGCCCCCTCCTTCTTTGCATTCTTCCGCCTTGTTAAGCCACAGCTTCCCAGGTGGAGATGGAAGGACACGGTCGTGAGGACTTTGTGGGAAGGTGGACAAAGCAGTAATTTGGTTGTGAATTATGCTAGGCTTAATCAACAGCTCAAAGTCATGGCCCTGGAGGCCAATGCGGGATGAGATGTTACCATTAACCTCTGGCCTCTGGCACAGTGGTGTATGTGCCTGTGGCTTGCTGAGCTGTCTGAGTCTGAACCCCTTCATGGGTCTCAGTGGGTCATATTTTTGCTTATCTCAGGCTATAATGCTGTTCAGTTTGAAAGTCATAGACGAAGGCACAAAGTGATGGAATGGTTACATTCTTAATTAAGATGCACTGTAATGCATCAAATACCATTTGTGGAAATGGAAACAACCAGTCATTCCATTgaacaagctaaaaaaaaaaaaatagttttggGTTCTCATATCCTATTTGCTTTTATATTAACATACAAAACCTAAGATTAAGATTGCTCAATCATTTATTTTCAGACTAAATTGATAATTGGTTGATTAAGAAAAGCAATTAATGGATcaattgataataaaaatagcCATTATTTGTACTGGCACTCCAGTGGGATTGActattaaatggaaaaatgctTGTaagaagttttgttttaaattatacttgtctaaaatatgaaaaaaaattgtggCTCTGCAACTGTAGATCCAGCTTCTTACTGAGCCAACTTTCCAATTGGTTCAGTTTCCTAAGAAAAAGAAGGCTAACAATGCTCAAGAAGGTTAACCCTCTATCTCACTTACGTCTACAGGGGCAGCTGCAGAGAACATGCTTGGCAGCCTGCTGTGCTCGGGTTCAGTTCTGCTCGACCCCTATGGCTCCACTATCTCTGAGACCACAAGCGAAGCCTGGAGTGTGGAGGTCCTTCCCAGTGACTCTGGTGGGGATACAGCTTTATTCTGCTTATGCACACACCCTTTGCTTTACCTGCTGTCTTGATTATTGCTCTCCATCTAACTGACAGCCTCAGATGTGTGTTTGATTGTACATTTGTGCATATGTGTTTTCACTATAGTGGGGGATGGAACACCAGGTGCAGAAGCGCTGCATTCCATACCAAAAATGTGCGCCTGCATCTGTCATCATATTTGTGTGCACTTGCCTGTCTTTCAGGGCAGATCTGCCCGTGCCAGTAAAAGGCAGCTAAGAGTTTCCTTAGAGGGACCACCAGGTGTGTTTGCACCTGTAACAGAACAGTGGGGAGGGAAGCACAAGGACAGCAGCTGTCCTCGGTTTACACTCAGCTTACATGGTGCTAGTTTTTTATCTGGCAAGTCTTAACATGGTGTTGATTTGAGTTTAGTTTTACGTCATTAATCTCCCAGGGCATGTTTTATCAGTCATGTTGATGTTTTAATGCCAATACGTTCCAATAAAATGCACATTCTACTTTATCCGCTCTTGCACAGTCAACACAGAGACCAAGCCTCATACCACTTAGAAATTCTGTGCCTCCATTTTGGAAACCggtgtttttgtaaaaaatcaATAAGAGCTTTTTTAACTATTAACCAAGTGTTTCTTTGGAACATGGGTCTGTGTTAATTGAAGTAATGCACTGTTTCAATATGTGTGGTGCAGAAATGACATGCATGAGTGTCTTGATTGCTTTTTGTTCCGTTTACTACCCCTGTTGGCCTCAATAATGGTGTGATTGCAAGCTTGCTTCAAGTAGAGTGCTTGTTTCATGGCCAAGCAGCAGAAAACTACACTCTGAAGAGCACTTCACCAACACATTATTACTAAC containing:
- the gapvd1 gene encoding GTPase-activating protein and VPS9 domain-containing protein 1 isoform X2, producing MVKPDIHTLAHHLKQERLYVASEKQLIQRLNSDVLKTAGRLYRAAWIAKQQRINLDRLILTSAEASPAECCQHAKMLEDTQFIDGYKTLGFQETIYAEFLARLRENPRLVASCLVAGERLNQEHTQGVIHTVFTSLYGNCIMQEDESYLLQVLRYLIEFELKESDNPRRLLRRGTCAFSILFKLFSEGLYSAKLFLTATLHEPIMQLLVEDEDHLETDPAKVTERLTPAQQERFGEKGSEGYKQRVQTAVEANEAKLVALVNKFIGYLKQNTYCFPHSLRWIVSQMYKTLSCVERLEVGEVRTMCTDLLLTCFICPAIVNPEQYGIISDAPINEVARFNLMQVGQLLQQLAMADDDADPRRKSSLSKFDKSCVAAFLDVVIGGRAVETPPMSSMNLLEGLSRTAVYITHNQLLALVDFVRSVMAGDHLREEEHIALETLLANVPQSRTVKSNSLELTPSNTPQLSPATTPANKKNRLPIGQHLAAITSWDPTATTLSAHIPLVTPFAARSRSRSNIAQEGEAEASSQESLQELMPEEVLVISLGTGPQTVPGMMSENEVLNLQMADGAQGDGNADDTKLHGKPDKTLRFSLCSDNLEGISEGPSNRSNSVSSLDLEGESVSELGAGPSGSNGVEALQLLEHEQATTQDNLDDKLRKFEIRDMMGLTDDRDISETVSETWSTDVLGSDFDPNMDEDRLQEIAGAAAENMLGSLLCSGSVLLDPYGSTISETTSEAWSVEVLPSDSEAPDLKQEERLQELESCSGVGSTSDDTEVREVSSRPSTPGLSVVSGISATSEDIPNKIEDLRSECSSDFGGKDSVTSPDGEESNHGAHHLTSPPSQADSLLAMFDPLSSGEGSSTGTIVRPKVHYPRPPHPPPDPPIPEASSLGQENRHSLFTPHCLAQAELELTKQRHSFPDRLVRSRSSDIVCPGRRPTSDPGLNRRVAVEERDPAGAFASGPSSSPSKDSLKGEVEDRKDSDDEKSDRNRPWWKKRFVSAIPKVLYWTAESDVPAPIAAFRKRDKQEKDEIAQERIPQDDPMPRQSTQTQAAEDILDKYRNIKRTSPSDGATAGASYDGAGDLCVEDTVHDSPREDNLQNISTDDLPDSASQTAQQHDSKFSFSDAKKKLRLALCAADSVALPIMAPATTRNGLPDHMDPEDNEIVCFLKVQLAEAINLQDKNQMAQIQETTRCVSRFDPRTCRKLLAAIAEDYRKRAPYIAYLTRCRQGLQTSQAHLERLLQRVLRDKEVANRYFTTVCVRLLLEHMEAQMLNFIKAFQGCTAADDKTAAVEDFLRHLYGAMARDAIWQYASEDQLQDAQMAIERSVMNRIFKLAFYPNQDGDSLRDQLFHEHIQRLSKVVTANHKALQIPEVYLKEAPWPSAQAEIRTINAYKTPRDKVQCILRMCSTIMNLLSLANEDSVPGADDFVPVLVFVLIRANPPCLLSTVQYINNFYASRLSGEECYWWMQFTAAVEFIKTIDDRK